A genomic window from Flavobacterium lindanitolerans includes:
- a CDS encoding proline dehydrogenase family protein, translating into MEKIFNNTQVAFALKSDTELDRAYFLFKMIASEPLVRIGTAVTNFALKAHLPVEGLIRATVFDHFCGGVNEEDCLTVVDKMFTKGVSSVLDYSVEGKEEEEQFDLALEMTLKTIEFAKERQAIPFAVFKPTGLGRFELYEKLGEGKEFSKEETEEWQRVVNRFDLVCKTAHAKDVALLIDAEESWMQDAADDLVLEMMRKYNREKAIVFNTLQLYRWDRVDYLKKIHEIAKVEGFYIGMKLVRGAYMEKENKRAEEKGYVSPICISKEATDVNYDTAVIYMVEHLEKMAIFAGTHNEDSSYKLMKLMDENNIEKGDTRVWFGQLYGMSDNISYNLASNGYNVAKYLPFGPVRDVMPYLIRRAEENTSVAGQTSRELNLIKVERDRRKGK; encoded by the coding sequence ATGGAAAAGATTTTCAACAATACACAAGTTGCTTTTGCACTAAAGAGTGATACTGAACTTGATAGGGCTTATTTTCTTTTTAAAATGATTGCTTCAGAACCGCTAGTTCGTATTGGCACGGCAGTCACAAATTTTGCCTTAAAGGCACATTTACCGGTTGAAGGCCTGATTCGGGCGACAGTCTTCGATCATTTCTGCGGAGGCGTTAACGAAGAAGATTGCCTTACAGTAGTAGATAAAATGTTTACAAAAGGTGTTTCGTCTGTTCTGGATTATTCGGTAGAAGGAAAAGAAGAAGAGGAGCAATTCGACCTGGCGCTCGAAATGACTTTGAAAACAATTGAATTTGCAAAAGAAAGACAGGCTATTCCGTTTGCGGTTTTTAAACCTACCGGATTGGGAAGATTTGAATTGTATGAAAAATTAGGAGAAGGAAAAGAGTTTTCAAAAGAAGAAACAGAAGAATGGCAACGTGTTGTTAACCGATTTGATCTGGTTTGTAAAACCGCTCATGCGAAAGATGTTGCGCTTCTAATCGATGCTGAAGAAAGCTGGATGCAGGATGCGGCAGATGATTTGGTATTGGAAATGATGCGTAAATACAATAGAGAGAAAGCGATTGTTTTTAATACGTTGCAATTGTATCGTTGGGATAGGGTAGACTATCTGAAAAAAATCCATGAGATTGCCAAAGTTGAAGGATTTTATATCGGTATGAAGCTGGTTCGAGGCGCTTATATGGAAAAGGAAAATAAACGTGCTGAAGAAAAAGGTTATGTTTCTCCAATCTGTATTTCAAAAGAAGCGACCGATGTGAATTATGATACCGCTGTAATCTATATGGTGGAACATCTGGAAAAGATGGCCATTTTCGCAGGAACCCATAATGAAGACAGTTCTTATAAGCTGATGAAACTTATGGATGAAAATAATATCGAAAAAGGCGATACTAGAGTTTGGTTTGGGCAATTGTATGGAATGAGTGACAATATCAGTTATAACCTGGCTTCGAATGGCTATAATGTTGCCAAGTACCTTCCTTTTGGCCCCGTGAGGGATGTTATGCCCTATTTAATCCGCAGGGCTGAGGAAAATACTTCAGTAGCAGGACAGACTAGTAGGGAATTGAACCTTATTAAAGTAGAAAGAGATAGGAGAAAAGGGAAGTAG
- a CDS encoding arginine decarboxylase — protein MNTKYFDLINQTYYFPQDEFKLNKDNLQFHNIDLMKLVEQYGTPLKFTYLPQISNNINRAKAWFRKAMEKNKYEGKYYYCYCTKSSHFEFVMNEAFKNNIHIETSSAFDINIVENLLENGKINKSTYVICNGFKRDQYITNIARLINNGHKNAIPIIDNYEELDLLQAEIKGKFKIGIRIAAEEEPKFEFYTSRLGIGYKNIVNFYKKQIQENKNLELKMLHFFINTGINDNSYYWNELVKCIKVYIALKKECPTLDGLNIGGGFPIKNSLAFEYDYQYMIDEIINQIKIACDEAEVDVPNIFTEFGSFTVGESGGAIYQVLYQKQQNDREKWNMIDSSFITTLPDTWAINKRFIMLAVNRWNDQYERVLLGGMTCDSDDYYNSEQNMNAIYLPKYNKEKPLYIGFFNTGAYQETIGGFGGIHHCLIPQPKHILIDRDENGILATEVFSEQQSSEDILKILGYAKK, from the coding sequence ATGAATACAAAATATTTTGACCTAATCAACCAAACTTATTATTTCCCTCAAGACGAGTTTAAATTAAACAAAGACAACCTTCAATTTCACAATATCGACCTGATGAAACTGGTGGAGCAATATGGCACACCTTTAAAGTTCACCTATTTGCCACAAATTTCCAACAATATCAACCGGGCTAAAGCCTGGTTTAGAAAGGCGATGGAAAAAAACAAATACGAAGGAAAATATTACTATTGCTATTGTACAAAAAGTTCTCACTTTGAATTTGTGATGAACGAGGCTTTTAAAAACAACATCCATATCGAAACTTCTTCTGCTTTTGATATTAATATTGTTGAGAACCTGCTTGAGAACGGTAAAATTAACAAAAGCACTTATGTTATTTGTAACGGTTTCAAAAGAGACCAATACATTACCAATATTGCACGACTGATTAATAATGGCCATAAAAATGCCATTCCGATTATTGACAACTATGAAGAATTAGACCTTCTTCAGGCTGAAATAAAAGGAAAATTTAAAATCGGAATCAGAATTGCTGCTGAGGAAGAGCCAAAATTCGAATTCTATACTTCCCGATTAGGAATAGGATATAAAAACATTGTGAACTTCTACAAAAAACAGATTCAGGAAAACAAGAACCTGGAACTGAAGATGCTTCACTTTTTCATCAATACCGGTATTAATGACAACTCCTATTACTGGAACGAACTTGTAAAATGTATTAAGGTATATATCGCGCTTAAAAAAGAATGCCCAACATTGGACGGACTGAACATTGGCGGTGGTTTTCCCATCAAAAACTCTCTTGCTTTTGAATACGACTATCAGTATATGATTGACGAAATCATCAATCAGATTAAAATTGCATGTGACGAAGCTGAAGTTGATGTTCCGAATATCTTTACTGAGTTTGGCTCCTTTACTGTTGGAGAAAGTGGTGGTGCCATTTATCAGGTATTGTATCAAAAACAGCAAAACGACAGAGAAAAGTGGAATATGATTGACTCGTCTTTCATTACTACACTGCCAGATACCTGGGCAATCAACAAACGCTTTATTATGTTGGCCGTCAATCGATGGAATGACCAATACGAAAGAGTCTTATTGGGCGGAATGACATGTGACAGCGATGATTATTACAACTCTGAGCAGAACATGAACGCGATTTACCTGCCAAAATACAATAAGGAAAAACCTTTGTATATTGGATTTTTCAATACCGGTGCCTATCAGGAAACCATTGGAGGCTTTGGCGGAATTCACCACTGTTTGATTCCACAGCCAAAACACATCTTGATTGACAGGGATGAAAATGGTATTTTAGCCACAGAAGTTTTTTCTGAGCAACAAAGTTCAGAAGATATTTTAAAAATATTAGGTTACGCGAAAAAATAA
- the aroB gene encoding 3-dehydroquinate synthase translates to MKPIEANGYSIFFNENAYEALNSHLAENQYSSIFIFADSDTNEYCLPVFLPNLETDLNIEIIEFEPGEINKNIETCVELWNVLTDLGADRKSLVINVGGGVVTDMGGFVASTFKRGIDFINVPTTLLAMVDASVGGKNGIDLGSLKNQIGVINVPKMVLIDTTYLETLPQNQMRSGLAEMLKHGLIFDKKYWSLFLDLNNLNTGDLDTLIYQSVEIKNTIVTLDPKENGLRKSLNFGHTLGHAIESYFLENENKTSLLHGEAIAAGMILESYISLRKDLISDLEFEEIKNGIDNIFERVVFEEKDIQPILELLIHDKKNEYGTIQFALLDGIGGISTGQKADNELIIDAFLEYNS, encoded by the coding sequence ATGAAACCAATTGAAGCCAACGGATATTCCATCTTTTTTAATGAAAATGCCTACGAAGCATTAAACAGCCATTTGGCAGAAAATCAATATTCTTCTATTTTTATTTTTGCAGACAGTGATACTAATGAATATTGCCTCCCTGTATTTCTCCCTAATCTTGAAACCGATTTAAACATCGAAATCATCGAATTTGAGCCTGGAGAAATCAATAAAAATATAGAAACCTGTGTTGAGCTTTGGAATGTCCTGACTGATTTGGGTGCCGACAGAAAAAGTCTTGTTATTAATGTTGGTGGTGGCGTTGTAACCGACATGGGAGGCTTTGTGGCTTCTACATTTAAAAGAGGGATTGATTTTATAAATGTTCCGACTACATTATTAGCTATGGTCGATGCTTCAGTTGGGGGTAAAAACGGAATCGACCTCGGGAGCCTTAAAAATCAAATCGGTGTTATTAACGTACCAAAAATGGTTTTGATAGACACGACCTATCTGGAAACATTGCCTCAAAACCAAATGCGTTCCGGATTGGCTGAAATGCTAAAACACGGACTAATCTTCGATAAAAAATACTGGTCATTATTTTTAGACTTAAATAATTTAAATACAGGTGATTTAGACACTCTTATTTATCAATCAGTTGAAATAAAAAACACTATCGTAACCCTGGATCCGAAAGAAAACGGATTGCGAAAATCCTTGAATTTTGGACATACTTTAGGCCATGCCATTGAAAGTTATTTTCTGGAAAATGAAAACAAAACATCACTGTTGCATGGTGAGGCTATTGCTGCCGGAATGATTTTAGAGAGTTATATTTCACTGAGAAAAGATCTCATTTCCGACCTGGAATTTGAAGAAATCAAAAACGGAATTGATAATATTTTTGAAAGGGTTGTTTTTGAAGAAAAAGACATCCAACCCATACTGGAATTGCTTATTCATGACAAGAAAAACGAATACGGAACAATCCAATTTGCACTTCTTGATGGAATTGGCGGTATATCCACAGGACAAAAAGCTGATAACGAATTGATTATAGATGCGTTTTTAGAATATAATTCTTAA
- a CDS encoding deoxyhypusine synthase family protein — MSKGPISQFIEKYYLHFNSATVVDAAKAYEQQLQNGSKMMVTLAGAMSTAEIGKIFAEMIRKDKVQIISCTGANLEEDIMNLVAHSHYERVPNYRDLTPQQEWDLLERGLNRVTDTCIPEHEAFRRLQKHIYKIWKDADDAGERYFPHEFMYKMLLSGVLEEYYEIDLKDSWMYAAAEKNLPIIVPGWEDSTMGNIFASYVIKGELKASTMKSGIEYMTFLADWYTKNSDKGVGFFQIGGGIAGDFPICVVPMLYQDMEMHDVPFWSYFCQISDSTTSYGSYSGAVPNEKITWGKLDINTPKFVIESDATIVAPLIFAYLLDL; from the coding sequence ATGAGTAAAGGACCAATCAGTCAATTTATTGAGAAGTACTATCTGCATTTCAATTCTGCCACCGTAGTTGATGCTGCAAAAGCTTATGAACAACAGTTACAGAACGGATCAAAAATGATGGTGACTTTGGCTGGCGCCATGAGTACGGCTGAAATCGGAAAGATTTTTGCCGAAATGATTCGAAAGGATAAAGTTCAGATTATTTCCTGCACAGGAGCGAATCTGGAAGAAGATATCATGAATCTTGTTGCGCATTCTCACTATGAAAGAGTTCCAAATTATCGCGATTTGACGCCACAACAAGAATGGGATTTATTAGAAAGAGGATTAAACCGTGTTACAGACACATGTATTCCTGAACACGAAGCTTTCAGAAGATTACAAAAACATATCTATAAAATCTGGAAAGATGCTGATGATGCCGGAGAACGTTATTTTCCGCATGAATTCATGTACAAGATGCTACTTTCCGGAGTATTGGAAGAATATTACGAAATTGACCTGAAAGACAGCTGGATGTATGCTGCTGCAGAAAAAAACCTTCCTATCATTGTACCGGGTTGGGAAGACAGCACAATGGGTAATATTTTTGCTTCTTATGTTATCAAAGGAGAACTAAAAGCTTCTACAATGAAGTCAGGAATCGAATACATGACTTTCCTTGCTGACTGGTATACAAAAAACAGCGACAAAGGTGTCGGATTCTTCCAAATTGGAGGAGGAATTGCCGGAGACTTTCCTATCTGTGTTGTACCAATGCTATATCAGGATATGGAAATGCATGATGTTCCTTTCTGGAGCTATTTCTGTCAGATTTCAGATTCGACTACCAGCTACGGTTCCTATTCAGGAGCTGTTCCAAATGAGAAAATCACTTGGGGTAAACTAGACATAAACACTCCAAAATTTGTTATTGAGTCGGATGCTACCATCGTAGCTCCATTAATTTTTGCTTACCTACTAGACTTATAA